From the Carassius gibelio isolate Cgi1373 ecotype wild population from Czech Republic chromosome B25, carGib1.2-hapl.c, whole genome shotgun sequence genome, one window contains:
- the LOC128014075 gene encoding piggyBac transposable element-derived protein 4-like encodes MAHEEALQMTTDSEEESTFPSEEEEDFDDELLYFEERCDAAENPISKEKMPSSAHHTRATHKRLSAFNSVENLNICESDSDQMSAAKRARTLSWKAETDVDQVPQTLRFLPAREPGPQLSAADSHSPMSLFKLFFTESAVENLCHNTNAQAARAMSKGHKYKWTDVSVDELYRYIGLIFYMSVLKMSSIADYWRHNSPFSLPFPATVMSRDRYRTISWNVHMSHPDADEENDRKRGTDQHDRLFRIKPLMDTIRLACKAFYHPRRNLAVKERLVACRAKTGMRRCTKVKPTKLGFKFFDLSDSSNGYIVDFSVYTGKNSFPADRGLSYDAVMSLLDRKVLGSGYHVYMDDFYTSPKLFTDLFTLKFGACGTYREQRKDFPKTAANSLSRSSSRGSIRWIRDGPLVCVKWMDTQVVSVCSTIHAAYTGGHVKRNIKAQHTKSFPCPAPVTAYSQHMGGVDLSNQLLQYYAAQHKTMKWYRKVFLHFLDIAANNAFILHKELHDNMTRKEFMEELIAELCGVSQKAAPKQSSTEHVPIPGAELTSDVRGNATVGRRICVHCKAVHGKRSQTPWKCQACDVYFCLQLKRNCFLEWHKSL; translated from the exons ATGGCACATGAGGAAGCTCTTCAGATGACCACAGACAGCGAAGAAGAAAGCACTTTTCCCTCAGAAGAAGAGGAAGACTTTGATGATGAACTCCTGTATTTCGAGGAGCGCTGTGATGCTGCAGAGAACCCAATTTCTAAAGA GAAAATGCCTTCAAGTGCACATCACACAAGGGCGACACACAAGCGTCTTTCAGCTTTCAACTCAGTTGAGAATCTTAACAT ATGTGAGAGTGACAGTGACCAgatgtctgctgcaaagagagccAGGACTCTTTCATGGAAAGCAGAGACTGATGTTGACCAGGTTCCTCAGACTCTGAGATTCCTGCCTGCTCGGGAACCAGGACCACAGTTGTCTGCTGCTGACTCACACTCTCCCATGAGtcttttcaaactgtttttcaCAGAGAGCGCCGTGGAAAACCTGTGCCACAACACAAATGCTCAGGCTGCCAGGGCAATGTCAAAGGGTCACAAGTACAAATGGACAGATGTCAGTGTTGATGAGCTGTATCGCTACATCGGACTCATATTCTACATGTCTGTGCTGAAGATGAGCTCCATCGCTGACTACTGGCGGCACAACAGTCCTTTCTCTCTGCCTTTCCCCGCCACAGTTATGTCAAGGGACAGATACCGCACCATTTCCTGGAATGTACACATGAGTCACCCAGACGCAGACGAGGAAAACGACAGAAAGAGGGGCACAGACCAACATGACCGTCTGTTCAGGATCAAACCCCTCATGGACACGATTCGTCTTGCGTGCAAAGCCTTCTATCATCCTAGAAGAAATCTAGCTGTGAAGGAGAGATTGGTGGCATGCAGAGCAAAGACAGGAATGAGACGGTGCACAAAAGTCAAGCCGACAAAGTTGGGATTCAAGTTTTTTGACCTTTCAGACTCATCAAATGGATATATTGTGGACTTCTCCGTCTACACAGGCAAGAATAGTTTTCCTGCCGACCGTGGGCTTTCATATGATGCTGTGATGTCTCTCCTGGACCGTAAAGTTTTGGGCTCTGGGTACCATGTGTACATGGATGATTTCTACACCAGTCCAAAGCTCTTCACAgacttgtttactctgaagtttGGTGCTTGTGGGACGTACAGGGAGCAGAGGAAGGACTTCCCGAAGACTGCAGCTAATTCACTGAGCAGAAGCTCCAGCAGGGGATCCATCAGGTGGATTCGGGACGGGCCTCTTGTGTGTGTGAAGTGGATGGACACGCAAGTGGTGTCTGTTTGTTCCACCATACATGCTGCCTATACAGGAGGCCATGTGAAAAGAAACATCAAAGCACAACATACAAAGTCTTTTCCATGTCCTGCACCTGTGACTGCATACAGCCAGCACATGGGGGGTGTTGACCTGTCCAATCAGCTTCTGCAATACTACGCTGCACAGCACAAAACCATGAAATGGTACAGAAAAGTCTTTCTACACTTCTTGGACATTGCCGCCAACAATGCTTTCATATTGCACAAAGAGCTGCACGACAACATGACTCGCAAAGAGTTCATGGAGGAGCTTATTGCAGAGCTCTGTGGCGTGTCACAGAAAGCAGCACCAAAACAGTCCAGCACAGAACATGTGCCAATCCCAGGAGCTGAGCTGACTTCTGACGTCAGAGGAAACGCTACTGTCGGTCGCCGGATCTGTGTGCATTGCAAAGCAGTGCATGGAAAGAGGTCACAAACACCTTGGAAATGCCAGGCTTGTGACGTTTATTTTTGTCTTCAGTTGAAGAGAAACTGTTTCCTGGAATGGCACAAAAGTCTGTGA